GTAGATTATGCCGGGAAGAAGAGAGATATTGTCGATCCGATTACCGGTGAAGTTGTATCGAAAGAGCTTTTTGTTGCCATTCTGCCAGCCAGTCAGCTGATCTACATCGAAGCGACGGATGATCAGACCAAGGAGTCATTCATCCGCTCCCTGGAGAGAGCGATCCGGTTTTTCGGCGGTGTCACCGCTGCCATTGTACCCGATAACCTCAAATCAGCAGTCGTGAAGGCCAACTTCTATGAGCCGGAGATCAATCCTCTGCTGGAGGACTTTGCAGATTACTACAATACCGCAATTCTTCCTGCGCGATCTGGGAAACCCCAAGACAAAGCCCATGTGGAGAATGCCGTCAAAATATGCTACCGACGGATCATTGCCCCTTTGAGAAATGAGATATTCCATTCCACAGAAAATCTGAACAGGGCTATGTGGCGAGAGCTGAAGAAGCTCAATGAGAAAAAGCTGACTAAGATGACCGTTTCCCGAATTGAACTTTTCGAAGAGGTCGAAAGACGCGAACTAAGGTCACTGCCTGCCGAGAGATATCCTCTGAAATACTTCCAAGACAACACCTTAGTTGGATTCAATTACCATTTCTACCTCAAAGAGGACGGACATTACTACAGTGCTCCGTATCTGCTGAAGGGGAAGAAAGTTCGGGTAATCTATGACGACAGAAACGTGGCTCTGTATCACGATAACATAAGAATCTGGCAGCACCGAAGGGATCGCCGTCGCGGCGGATATACGACCAAAACAGAGCATATGCCGGCAAAACACCGTTTTTTCAAGGAATGGAGTCCGGAGAAATTCCG
This genomic interval from Spirochaeta isovalerica contains the following:
- the istA gene encoding IS21 family transposase, with the protein product EEYLLEVPDGLKYTQFCYHFQQWREDGDVYMHMDHKAGDKMFVDYAGKKRDIVDPITGEVVSKELFVAILPASQLIYIEATDDQTKESFIRSLERAIRFFGGVTAAIVPDNLKSAVVKANFYEPEINPLLEDFADYYNTAILPARSGKPQDKAHVENAVKICYRRIIAPLRNEIFHSTENLNRAMWRELKKLNEKKLTKMTVSRIELFEEVERRELRSLPAERYPLKYFQDNTLVGFNYHFYLKEDGHYYSAPYLLKGKKVRVIYDDRNVALYHDNIRIWQHRRDRRRGGYTTKTEHMPAKHRFFKEWSPEKFRWWGGNVGEDTLRVVNYLLDSKPHPEQAYRTCMGILNLTNKYPLSVVNQACRSAWNMDWIGFKSIAEEAERIQIAMESAADESQLTLIPADHQNIRGAQYYR